The following coding sequences are from one Coleofasciculus sp. FACHB-1120 window:
- the rfbC gene encoding dTDP-4-dehydrorhamnose 3,5-epimerase: MIFTETKLKGAYILDIEQREDNRGLFARTFCANEFADRGLKPNVAQCNLSVNYRKGTLRGMHYQAAPVSETKLVRCTRGAIYDAIVDLRPESPTYLCHIGVELTAENRRALYIPEMFAHGFQTLTDDAEVVYQMSDFYTPGYERGLHYDDPILGIEWPLPVSEISEKDLSWPLFSSYVLVGA, translated from the coding sequence ATGATTTTTACCGAAACCAAACTCAAAGGTGCTTATATTCTTGACATAGAGCAACGAGAAGATAATCGGGGATTATTTGCTCGGACGTTCTGTGCTAATGAATTTGCAGATCGGGGATTAAAGCCAAACGTTGCCCAATGCAACCTATCGGTAAACTACAGAAAAGGGACGTTGCGGGGTATGCATTATCAAGCAGCCCCTGTCAGCGAAACAAAATTGGTTCGTTGTACCCGTGGTGCTATATACGATGCAATCGTCGATCTGCGTCCTGAGTCTCCTACTTATCTGTGTCATATTGGCGTAGAGCTAACCGCTGAAAACCGACGTGCCCTGTATATCCCAGAAATGTTTGCCCACGGTTTCCAAACCCTAACCGATGACGCTGAAGTGGTATATCAGATGAGTGACTTCTACACACCGGGGTATGAACGCGGACTGCACTATGACGACCCCATCCTGGGGATTGAATGGCCTTTACCCGTCAGCGAAATTTCCGAAAAAGATTTATCCTGGCCTTTGTTCAGCTCTTATGTTCTTGTTGGGGCATAA